Proteins encoded within one genomic window of Nitrospirota bacterium:
- a CDS encoding DUF104 domain-containing protein: MKKIVKGKYVDGAIRLLDDIRLDGNVDIYVIIEEREEDNIIEESFGIWIDSDDYVERLRDESETRMKELGIN, encoded by the coding sequence GTGAAAAAGATTGTTAAAGGTAAATACGTTGATGGAGCTATCAGATTGCTTGATGATATAAGGTTGGATGGTAATGTAGATATTTATGTGATTATTGAAGAAAGGGAAGAAGATAATATAATAGAGGAATCTTTTGGCATATGGATTGATAGTGATGACTATGTTGAAAGACTTAGAGATGAGAGCGAAACAAGGATGAAAGAACTTGGAATCAATTGA